The Nitrospira tepida genome includes a window with the following:
- a CDS encoding PIN domain-containing protein, producing MVNLFVDTNVFLRFLTNDDPGKAKRAETLFRDALRGKVRLATSLLVIAEIIWTLESFYKVAKPDIAAKVEKILNTPNLECPDMPLILLALDLYVHASIDFVDAYTAFEMRERGLTQILTYDHKHFARVPWIQIEDF from the coding sequence ATGGTTAACCTGTTCGTCGATACCAATGTGTTTCTCCGTTTCTTAACCAACGACGACCCGGGCAAAGCCAAACGCGCCGAGACACTGTTTCGAGACGCCCTGCGCGGCAAGGTTCGGTTGGCGACGAGCCTGCTCGTCATCGCCGAAATCATCTGGACCCTGGAGTCTTTTTACAAGGTCGCCAAACCAGATATCGCAGCGAAGGTCGAGAAAATTCTGAATACACCCAACCTGGAATGTCCCGACATGCCGCTTATTCTTCTGGCGCTTGATCTCTATGTGCATGCAAGCATCGACTTTGTCGATGCGTACACCGCCTTCGAAATGAGAGAGCGGGGGCTCACGCAGATCCTTACCTACGATCACAAGCACTTTGCCCGTGTCCCGTGGATCCAAATCGAGGATTTCTGA
- a CDS encoding AbrB/MazE/SpoVT family DNA-binding domain-containing protein: protein MLESTMTRKGQVTIPKVIRDRLGVKEGEKVFFVVRGEEVVLKVIKGTILDLKGSVQPSMHPEDFDKIRQAVKHTVAKRVAGHG, encoded by the coding sequence ATGCTTGAATCAACCATGACCCGAAAGGGACAAGTCACAATCCCCAAGGTCATTCGGGATCGTCTGGGGGTCAAAGAAGGGGAGAAGGTGTTCTTTGTGGTGCGTGGTGAGGAAGTCGTCTTGAAGGTCATCAAGGGCACCATCCTCGATCTTAAAGGGTCGGTTCAGCCATCGATGCATCCTGAAGATTTTGACAAGATTCGTCAGGCGGTGAAGCACACTGTGGCCAAGAGGGTGGCCGGACATGGTTAA
- a CDS encoding 6-phosphofructokinase: MSKTDHLQFVTVESLLAYGEALSRLPRIGEAVLPGPIAPSADRVRQATAAQAGILSVVERAAAGFADAGAYRAARQELIDGPCGGDALVFYAAWNRLVAEGRLVSLYRAAIGRVQKPPIRRPVAIVPRAQLTPQLAEGRIVLDLGDDRFWLLPRDLTERTLLFAMRHGISQVESKTHRVGCRLANVLDQERGIAKAEAVGTALAKILGVVGQQLDYLHVHNYLDPQSFVHLVSRSPNTTQLYQRVSAALAAGRGESAAPMTADALESQDFGWVTGIEKAAEAEAAAQAFGVDAKVAKTLLKHPLYCYPGGNSFFDTYVSVVDGIHRLAEAHRGTVACLYTHSSTLRALMIFLDPRPFAEAFTEFGEYKEGQDNVVLLTYENRQISGYSTAVGLSQRERAEREAWMSVERTRRDRVMLKPQQVRRIVALVSGGDFAGAGAALKELRVTGNRFGLEVYFVRHGFLGLANNWIEKVSEQDTRMLGSRPSSPIGSSRFEDFKDEQVQRAAVRHLEPFLRDGALVVLGGDGSLRGARAIYETFGVQVVGIPGTIDNNLAGTTSLGFHSAIRLADQSIESLKATSSAMGSVFFVEVMGAGSGHLALACAYQARAEGVLVNEHPDPDAYIDEVILGTLKRSLGVPNKSHLFLVAERTPHRHHPEGGVHGLPEFVAREVAGWPQVRPHDGHYPLTPATKATILGHTLRGAPPTPEDKAIAQHLAYETIRRLVERPADVVGCMLAYRDQAAVEAIPLHALAPKPFDWELFMRMHGRERE; encoded by the coding sequence ATGTCCAAGACCGACCATCTCCAATTCGTCACGGTGGAATCGTTGCTGGCTTACGGGGAGGCGCTGAGCCGCTTGCCGCGTATCGGCGAGGCGGTGCTGCCGGGGCCGATCGCGCCTTCCGCTGATCGTGTCAGGCAGGCCACGGCCGCGCAGGCTGGTATCCTGTCTGTTGTCGAGCGGGCTGCGGCCGGGTTTGCCGATGCCGGCGCCTATCGTGCAGCCAGACAGGAACTGATCGACGGTCCTTGCGGCGGCGATGCCCTCGTCTTCTATGCCGCCTGGAACAGGCTGGTGGCGGAGGGGCGGCTCGTGTCCCTCTATCGGGCCGCCATCGGACGGGTGCAGAAGCCGCCGATCCGGCGTCCCGTCGCGATCGTGCCCCGCGCGCAGCTCACCCCGCAACTGGCAGAGGGGCGGATCGTCCTCGACTTGGGAGACGACCGCTTCTGGCTCCTGCCCCGCGACCTGACCGAGCGCACGCTGCTGTTTGCGATGCGGCACGGCATCTCGCAGGTCGAAAGCAAGACCCATCGGGTCGGCTGCCGGCTGGCGAACGTGCTGGATCAGGAACGGGGCATCGCCAAGGCGGAGGCGGTCGGAACGGCCTTGGCAAAGATTCTCGGGGTGGTCGGGCAGCAGCTCGATTATTTGCATGTCCACAACTATCTGGACCCGCAATCGTTCGTGCACCTGGTGAGCCGCAGCCCGAACACGACGCAATTGTATCAGCGGGTGTCCGCGGCGCTGGCGGCGGGACGAGGAGAGTCGGCCGCTCCCATGACGGCCGATGCCTTGGAGTCGCAGGACTTCGGCTGGGTGACCGGCATCGAGAAGGCGGCGGAGGCCGAGGCGGCGGCGCAGGCGTTCGGCGTCGACGCGAAGGTCGCCAAGACCCTGCTCAAACATCCGCTCTACTGCTATCCGGGCGGCAACTCCTTTTTCGATACCTATGTGAGCGTGGTCGATGGCATTCATCGGCTGGCGGAGGCGCATCGCGGCACCGTGGCCTGCCTCTACACCCACAGCTCGACCTTGCGGGCGCTGATGATCTTTCTGGACCCTCGTCCGTTCGCGGAGGCCTTCACCGAGTTCGGCGAATATAAAGAAGGCCAGGACAACGTCGTGTTGCTGACCTATGAGAACCGCCAGATCTCGGGCTATTCAACCGCGGTGGGCCTGTCGCAGCGCGAGCGGGCGGAGCGGGAAGCCTGGATGTCGGTGGAACGCACCAGGCGGGATCGCGTCATGTTGAAGCCGCAGCAGGTGAGGCGGATCGTGGCGCTGGTGTCGGGCGGAGACTTTGCCGGGGCCGGGGCGGCGCTGAAGGAATTGCGGGTGACTGGAAACCGGTTCGGATTGGAAGTGTACTTCGTGCGGCACGGCTTTCTCGGCCTGGCGAACAATTGGATCGAGAAGGTCTCCGAACAGGACACGCGCATGCTGGGCAGCAGGCCGAGCAGCCCGATCGGCAGCAGCCGGTTCGAAGATTTCAAGGACGAACAGGTGCAACGGGCGGCGGTGCGGCATCTGGAGCCGTTCCTACGGGACGGCGCCCTGGTCGTGCTCGGCGGCGACGGCAGCCTGCGCGGGGCGCGCGCCATCTATGAGACCTTCGGGGTCCAGGTGGTCGGGATTCCCGGGACGATCGACAACAATCTGGCCGGGACCACGTCGCTGGGCTTTCATTCGGCCATCCGATTGGCCGACCAGTCGATCGAATCGTTGAAGGCGACCAGCTCGGCGATGGGGAGCGTGTTCTTCGTGGAGGTGATGGGAGCCGGGTCCGGCCATCTGGCCCTGGCCTGTGCCTATCAGGCCCGGGCGGAAGGGGTGCTGGTGAACGAACATCCCGATCCGGACGCCTACATCGACGAGGTGATTCTCGGCACCCTGAAACGGTCGTTGGGCGTACCGAACAAGAGCCATCTGTTTCTCGTCGCCGAACGGACGCCGCATCGCCACCATCCGGAGGGCGGGGTGCACGGCCTGCCCGAGTTTGTGGCGCGGGAGGTCGCGGGCTGGCCGCAGGTGCGCCCGCACGACGGGCACTATCCGCTCACGCCCGCCACGAAGGCCACGATCCTCGGCCACACGTTGCGCGGCGCGCCGCCGACGCCGGAGGACAAGGCCATCGCGCAGCACCTGGCCTATGAAACAATCCGCCGGCTGGTTGAACGGCCCGCAGATGTCGTGGGCTGCATGCTGGCCTACCGGGACCAGGCCGCGGTCGAAGCCATCCCGCTGCACGCGCTCGCCCCCAAGCCCTTCGATTGGGAGCTGTTCATGAGGATGCATGGGAGGGAGAGGGAGTAA
- a CDS encoding tetratricopeptide repeat protein has translation MMMRPYSGVMRGWLFGLILFWVLAAAVVSADQKHHQGRAQVGGEGGTPLFDNLGKLHHPITTSSPKAQQYFDQGLRLVFAFNHEEAVNSFNEAAKLDPKAAMPHWGIALALGPNINMPMEREAEKRAYEAIQQARSRAEGASAQERAYIEALALRYAVDPNAKRETLDHAYAEVMGKVAAQYRDDADAATLYAEAMMDLQPWDYWTPEGQPKGRANEIVSTLERALTLNPDHPGACHYYIHAVEASPKPERALPCARRLPDLMPGAGHLVHMPGHIYLRLGMYKEAAEQNIHATAIDHDYLAHRQLTGIYPMGYYPHNVHFLWSALTMEGRSQEAIKAARNLRELVPWEAAKQVPALEEFTPSLLFSLVRFGQWEEILSLPKPPAELSYTTAIWHYARGMAFAATKRFDEAQQEHRALLDLAGSLPEDRTLGVTPVVDLARIAERVLAGEIAARQGHDDEAVTILNGAAKLEDALRYYEPPLWHIPVRHSLGAVLLQAKRPAEAERVYRLDLTQHPHNGWALFGLKQSLEAQQKTKEAAAVEADFRKAWERADIRLTASRF, from the coding sequence ATGATGATGAGACCATATAGCGGCGTGATGCGGGGCTGGCTCTTCGGGCTCATCCTGTTCTGGGTGCTTGCAGCCGCCGTTGTGTCGGCCGATCAGAAGCACCATCAAGGTCGTGCGCAGGTCGGCGGAGAGGGCGGCACACCGCTGTTCGACAACCTCGGCAAGCTCCACCATCCCATCACCACCTCGTCGCCCAAAGCACAACAATACTTCGATCAAGGGTTACGATTGGTCTTTGCCTTCAACCATGAGGAGGCCGTCAATTCGTTTAACGAGGCGGCGAAGCTCGATCCCAAGGCGGCGATGCCCCATTGGGGGATCGCCTTGGCGCTCGGCCCGAACATCAACATGCCGATGGAGCGCGAAGCGGAGAAACGGGCCTATGAGGCGATTCAGCAGGCCCGTTCCCGTGCCGAAGGCGCAAGTGCACAAGAGCGGGCCTACATCGAGGCGCTGGCTTTGCGCTATGCCGTCGATCCCAATGCGAAGCGGGAAACGTTGGATCATGCCTATGCCGAGGTGATGGGAAAGGTGGCGGCCCAGTACCGCGATGATGCCGATGCCGCGACCCTCTATGCCGAGGCTATGATGGATCTTCAGCCTTGGGATTATTGGACGCCGGAGGGACAACCCAAGGGCCGCGCCAACGAGATCGTCTCGACGCTGGAACGGGCGCTGACGTTGAACCCCGACCATCCCGGGGCCTGTCATTATTACATCCACGCGGTCGAGGCCTCGCCGAAGCCCGAGCGGGCGCTGCCCTGCGCCAGGCGCTTGCCGGATCTGATGCCGGGCGCCGGCCACCTGGTCCATATGCCGGGACACATCTATTTGCGGTTGGGCATGTACAAGGAGGCGGCGGAGCAGAACATCCACGCGACGGCCATTGATCATGACTATCTGGCGCATCGCCAGCTCACCGGCATCTATCCGATGGGCTACTATCCCCACAACGTGCACTTCCTCTGGTCGGCCTTGACGATGGAGGGGCGCAGCCAGGAGGCGATCAAGGCCGCACGCAATCTCCGTGAATTGGTGCCCTGGGAGGCAGCGAAGCAAGTGCCGGCGCTGGAAGAGTTCACGCCCTCGCTGCTGTTCTCGCTGGTGCGGTTCGGCCAGTGGGAGGAGATTCTTTCGCTGCCCAAGCCGCCGGCCGAGCTCAGCTATACGACGGCGATCTGGCATTACGCGCGCGGGATGGCCTTCGCGGCGACCAAGCGGTTCGACGAGGCGCAGCAGGAGCACAGGGCCTTGCTCGATCTCGCCGGTTCGTTGCCGGAGGACCGGACCCTTGGCGTGACCCCTGTGGTGGATCTGGCCCGGATCGCGGAACGGGTGCTGGCGGGCGAGATTGCCGCGCGTCAGGGCCACGACGACGAGGCCGTTACGATCCTGAACGGAGCTGCGAAGCTGGAGGATGCGCTGCGCTACTACGAGCCGCCCCTGTGGCACATTCCGGTGCGCCATTCCCTGGGCGCCGTCCTGTTGCAGGCCAAGCGACCTGCCGAGGCGGAGCGGGTCTATCGTCTCGATCTCACGCAGCACCCGCACAATGGCTGGGCCCTGTTCGGGTTAAAGCAGAGCCTGGAGGCCCAACAGAAAACTAAGGAAGCCGCGGCGGTCGAAGCGGACTTTCGCAAGGCTTGGGAGCGGGCGGATATCAGACTGACTGCCTCACGGTTTTAA
- a CDS encoding pyridoxamine 5'-phosphate oxidase family protein, with protein MIPQLLRDLLETGVSVMVGTRDHALMPECTRAWGIKVEPDAASVTVFLTETISRRTLANLRENGRIAITCTRPSDHTACQLKGTVRLIRPADPRDETPRSRWKREFFSELVAVGVPAELCEALITDPVLAVEVDVQESFGQTPGPGAGDRA; from the coding sequence ATGATTCCCCAACTTCTGCGTGATCTGTTGGAGACCGGCGTCTCGGTCATGGTCGGCACCCGCGATCACGCCCTCATGCCCGAATGCACGAGGGCATGGGGCATCAAGGTGGAGCCGGATGCCGCGTCCGTCACCGTCTTCCTGACTGAAACAATCTCGCGGAGAACGCTCGCCAACCTCCGGGAGAACGGCCGCATCGCGATCACCTGCACCAGACCCAGCGACCACACCGCCTGCCAACTGAAGGGCACTGTCCGGCTTATTCGTCCGGCCGACCCGCGTGACGAGACACCACGCAGCCGATGGAAGCGCGAGTTTTTCAGCGAACTCGTGGCCGTCGGCGTCCCGGCCGAGCTCTGCGAGGCCCTGATCACCGACCCGGTGCTCGCCGTCGAAGTCGATGTGCAGGAGTCATTCGGCCAGACGCCGGGGCCCGGCGCGGGAGACAGGGCGTAA
- a CDS encoding GAF domain-containing protein: protein MGADTPSLESLWPCFQGMIPAAISTCSRDGIPNISFVSQVYYVDASHVAISFQFFNKTHRNISEHPYACIMFMDPRTLQAYRMRLHYERSESSGPLFESMSLQLQAIASHVGMSEVFRLRAADVYRVLEIERVAGFTRLPEPPPSERADPLFVSHELAALRVIVERINRAELLGDLLDGTLQLLDEFFGFRHALILIAEDKTRKLLTIASRGYPANGVGSEIGYGEGLIGTVALAKRGLRLAGLDHSLRYARAARDRADRLAGLDQISREIPLPGLQAACSQLAVPLQARGRLVGVLAVESRDPGAFQAKEETLLAIIGGQLAAGIDQLGRESEEAAPLEPGRPGRAQASPTATRIRSFCFFREDDCVFVDGEYLIRNVPGRILWRILRQYQDEGRTEFTNRALRMDGWLGLPELKDNLESRLILLRKRLEQKCPDIRLVPRGRGRFALETDVAIALSERSN from the coding sequence ATGGGGGCCGATACGCCGTCGCTTGAATCCTTGTGGCCCTGTTTTCAGGGCATGATCCCCGCCGCGATCAGCACCTGTTCGCGCGACGGCATTCCGAACATCAGTTTCGTCAGCCAGGTCTACTATGTCGATGCGTCCCACGTGGCCATCTCGTTTCAGTTTTTCAACAAGACCCACCGTAACATTTCCGAGCACCCCTACGCCTGCATCATGTTCATGGATCCCCGCACGTTGCAGGCCTACCGGATGCGCCTCCATTACGAGCGGTCCGAATCCTCCGGACCGCTGTTCGAGTCCATGTCGCTCCAGCTTCAAGCCATCGCCTCGCACGTGGGCATGTCGGAGGTCTTTCGCCTGCGTGCCGCCGACGTCTACCGCGTGCTGGAGATCGAGCGGGTGGCAGGCTTTACCAGGCTGCCCGAGCCGCCTCCTTCCGAGCGCGCCGATCCGTTGTTCGTCAGCCACGAGCTGGCGGCCCTTCGCGTCATCGTCGAACGGATCAATCGCGCCGAACTGCTGGGAGACCTGTTGGACGGCACGCTTCAGTTGCTCGATGAGTTCTTCGGCTTCCGCCATGCGCTGATTCTGATCGCCGAGGACAAGACCCGGAAGCTGCTCACGATCGCGAGCCGCGGCTATCCGGCCAACGGGGTGGGGTCGGAGATCGGCTACGGAGAAGGACTGATCGGCACTGTCGCCCTCGCGAAGCGGGGCCTCAGGCTCGCGGGCCTGGACCACAGCCTCCGTTATGCGCGAGCCGCCCGTGATCGGGCGGACAGGCTCGCCGGGTTGGACCAGATAAGCCGGGAAATCCCGCTGCCAGGATTGCAGGCGGCCTGCAGCCAACTTGCGGTCCCGCTCCAGGCCCGCGGCCGGCTCGTGGGGGTGCTGGCGGTGGAAAGCCGGGACCCGGGGGCGTTTCAGGCAAAGGAAGAAACGTTGCTCGCGATCATCGGCGGGCAGTTGGCGGCCGGCATCGACCAACTCGGACGGGAGAGCGAAGAGGCTGCTCCCTTGGAGCCGGGACGACCGGGGCGCGCACAGGCATCTCCGACTGCCACAAGAATTCGGTCGTTCTGCTTCTTCCGGGAGGATGATTGTGTTTTCGTGGACGGTGAATACCTGATCCGGAACGTCCCGGGCCGCATTCTGTGGCGGATTTTGCGCCAATACCAGGACGAAGGCCGGACGGAGTTCACGAATCGGGCGCTGCGCATGGATGGGTGGCTGGGCCTGCCGGAATTGAAGGACAACCTCGAAAGCCGGCTGATTCTGCTGCGCAAACGTTTGGAGCAGAAGTGCCCCGACATCCGGCTTGTCCCGCGGGGACGAGGCCGATTTGCGCTCGAAACGGACGTGGCGATCGCCTTGTCGGAACGATCGAATTGA
- a CDS encoding PilZ domain-containing protein, whose protein sequence is MNQPVNRNPVPASKAEPKERRGRRVPIECRLFLFGANDFEAEARVLDLSAGGCRAESSSPVEVGMELKLSLFLTDHPWPIRIDGAIVRWVSGDTFGVEFFSIRPAVQDRIRKFVRDHPAGKL, encoded by the coding sequence ATGAACCAGCCGGTGAATCGGAATCCCGTTCCCGCCTCGAAAGCGGAACCCAAAGAGCGTCGTGGCCGCCGCGTGCCGATCGAATGCCGCCTGTTCCTCTTCGGAGCGAACGACTTCGAGGCCGAGGCGCGGGTGCTCGATCTCTCCGCGGGTGGCTGTCGGGCCGAGTCGAGCAGTCCGGTCGAGGTGGGGATGGAACTGAAGCTCTCGTTGTTCCTGACCGACCATCCCTGGCCGATCAGGATCGACGGCGCCATCGTGCGCTGGGTTTCTGGGGACACGTTCGGAGTCGAATTTTTTTCGATCCGACCCGCCGTTCAAGACCGCATCAGAAAGTTCGTCAGAGACCATCCTGCCGGCAAGCTGTAA
- a CDS encoding IS110 family transposase → MQTSSVCVGIDISKAQLDVAMRPAGTPLSVPYDAQGISTVIARLSQVSPIRIVVEATGGLERPLLRALVDAALPVIAVNPRQVRDFAKATGRLAKTDTLDAQVLARFAEVIQPEVRALPDPQTAELAALLARRRQVLAMQRAEQNRLDRAPARVRKRIEAHLRWLRTELARLDEDLDDMIEESPIWRAREDLLQSVPGIGPVMSRTVLAELPELGLLNRKQIAALVGVAPFNRDSGRLRGRRTIWGGRAPVRTALYMATLVATRWNPVIRQFYQRLRTAGKASKVALVAAMRKLLTILNAMVHHGTPWQPAAARRA, encoded by the coding sequence ATGCAGACATCGTCGGTGTGTGTCGGAATTGATATCTCGAAAGCGCAGCTGGACGTCGCCATGCGGCCGGCTGGCACGCCGCTGAGCGTCCCGTATGATGCCCAGGGAATCAGCACGGTGATCGCACGGCTGAGCCAGGTATCGCCGATACGGATTGTCGTGGAAGCCACCGGGGGCTTGGAACGGCCGTTGCTGCGGGCGCTGGTGGACGCCGCCTTGCCCGTGATCGCGGTCAATCCGCGCCAGGTCCGGGACTTTGCCAAAGCGACGGGCCGGTTGGCGAAGACCGATACGCTGGACGCGCAGGTGTTGGCCCGCTTCGCAGAGGTCATCCAACCGGAAGTGCGGGCGCTCCCCGATCCGCAGACCGCGGAACTGGCGGCCCTGTTGGCGCGACGCCGCCAAGTGCTGGCGATGCAGCGGGCCGAGCAGAACCGGTTGGACCGAGCTCCAGCCCGCGTGCGGAAGCGGATTGAAGCCCATCTGCGCTGGTTGCGCACCGAACTGGCCCGGCTCGACGAGGACCTCGATGACATGATTGAAGAGAGCCCCATCTGGCGTGCACGCGAAGATTTGTTGCAGAGCGTGCCCGGCATCGGACCGGTAATGAGTCGCACGGTCTTGGCCGAGCTGCCGGAGTTGGGCTTGCTGAATCGCAAGCAAATTGCGGCCTTGGTGGGCGTCGCGCCCTTCAATCGGGACAGTGGGCGGCTGCGCGGCCGACGCACCATCTGGGGTGGGCGGGCCCCCGTCCGCACCGCGCTGTACATGGCGACCTTGGTGGCGACGCGCTGGAACCCCGTCATCCGGCAGTTCTACCAGCGACTGCGTACCGCCGGCAAAGCATCCAAGGTCGCGCTGGTCGCCGCGATGCGCAAGCTGCTGACCATTCTCAATGCGATGGTACATCATGGGACTCCATGGCAACCGGCCGCTGCACGGAGAGCTTGA
- a CDS encoding transporter, which translates to MAMNVISESALALDHDNLDPNRPIAIEDAYAIPEGEMGVEGGVRFNDRRRGRTQATFQPQIIYGAFRNTQIEIQGDLFTDPQTVVGANKSGDLHLGLLYNFNTETLRLPAFAVRVEADLPTGVNSRGVDTQMTGIMTRSFDRWRLHVNAGYTVLGSPQGQERPGTYRAIVAVSYPFGYPMRFRETVIASLYTRQSDLRGQSNHTGIEMGVRHQFTSRVVLDAGIGTEFLGPADRAALQGTVGVSVGF; encoded by the coding sequence ATGGCCATGAACGTGATCAGTGAATCGGCGCTCGCGCTGGACCATGACAATCTCGACCCGAATCGGCCGATCGCGATCGAAGACGCCTACGCCATCCCCGAGGGCGAGATGGGGGTGGAAGGAGGCGTCCGGTTCAACGACCGTCGCCGAGGCCGGACACAGGCGACCTTTCAGCCGCAGATCATCTACGGCGCCTTTCGCAACACGCAGATCGAAATTCAGGGCGATCTGTTCACGGACCCGCAAACCGTGGTCGGCGCCAACAAATCCGGGGACCTGCACCTGGGTCTGCTCTATAACTTCAACACCGAGACGTTGAGGCTGCCGGCCTTCGCGGTGCGCGTGGAGGCGGACCTGCCGACCGGCGTCAACTCGCGCGGGGTGGATACGCAGATGACCGGGATCATGACCCGCTCGTTCGACCGCTGGCGCCTGCACGTCAACGCCGGCTATACGGTGCTGGGCTCGCCGCAAGGCCAGGAGCGGCCGGGGACCTATCGGGCCATCGTGGCCGTCAGTTATCCGTTCGGTTATCCTATGCGGTTTCGCGAGACCGTGATCGCGAGCCTCTACACGCGCCAATCCGATCTTCGAGGACAGTCGAACCATACAGGCATCGAAATGGGCGTGCGGCATCAATTCACCTCTCGCGTTGTGCTCGATGCCGGGATTGGAACGGAATTCCTCGGCCCTGCCGACCGGGCGGCCTTACAGGGGACGGTGGGGGTCTCGGTGGGGTTCTAG
- a CDS encoding DUF4396 domain-containing protein — translation MITTEQAPAAMSHHELHHHQDHRHDHHHHQREEVDNRTSLNRVAFSATVHCLTGCAIGEVVGMVIGTALGWGNWETVTLAVGLAFATGYAMTLWPLLRAGLAPATALGLAFASDTLSITTMEIVDNGLMLAIPGAMEAGLGDPLFWGSLALSMIIAGATAFPVNRWLIARGQGHALVHAHHGHE, via the coding sequence ATGATCACCACAGAACAGGCGCCGGCAGCCATGTCTCACCATGAACTTCATCACCATCAGGACCACAGGCATGACCACCATCATCACCAAAGGGAGGAAGTCGACAACAGGACCTCCTTGAATCGGGTGGCCTTCTCCGCGACAGTCCATTGCTTGACAGGCTGCGCCATCGGCGAGGTCGTGGGAATGGTGATCGGGACGGCCTTGGGCTGGGGCAATTGGGAGACCGTGACCTTGGCGGTCGGGTTGGCCTTTGCCACTGGGTATGCCATGACGCTCTGGCCGCTGCTTCGTGCCGGGCTTGCGCCGGCGACGGCATTGGGGCTCGCCTTCGCGTCGGACACCTTATCCATCACCACGATGGAGATCGTGGATAATGGATTGATGCTGGCGATACCCGGCGCAATGGAGGCCGGGCTGGGCGATCCCCTGTTCTGGGGCAGCCTTGCGCTCTCCATGATTATAGCGGGGGCCACAGCCTTTCCGGTCAACCGCTGGTTGATCGCACGCGGTCAAGGCCATGCCTTGGTGCATGCGCATCATGGGCATGAATGA
- a CDS encoding RNA polymerase sigma factor produces MPKEGNREDPGKKTAEASQDRETRRDGDETRTQDRQPELSVRRLLDQQPEFMGFLRRRLGSETVAEDLFQQSLVRAVERYHSLKHDESVVPWFYRILRHAVIDYYRAHDAEARRDDAYLRDLVQAGEDQEPAFDELKPSVCACLSRLLPTLRPNYAELIRRIDLGGEASQRVAEELNISQNNLTVRLHRARQALKESLEETCGICTTHGCLHCTCE; encoded by the coding sequence ATGCCCAAGGAAGGCAACAGAGAAGATCCCGGCAAGAAAACGGCCGAAGCCTCGCAGGATCGAGAGACGCGAAGAGACGGGGACGAGACCCGAACCCAAGACCGTCAGCCGGAGCTGTCGGTTCGGCGGCTCCTCGACCAACAGCCGGAGTTCATGGGATTCCTGCGACGGCGGCTTGGCAGCGAGACGGTTGCGGAGGATCTGTTCCAGCAGAGTCTGGTTCGGGCGGTCGAACGTTACCATTCGCTCAAGCACGACGAAAGCGTCGTGCCCTGGTTTTATCGGATTCTGCGCCATGCGGTGATCGACTACTATCGAGCCCACGATGCGGAAGCGCGCCGCGATGACGCCTATTTGCGTGACCTTGTCCAGGCCGGCGAGGACCAGGAGCCGGCATTCGACGAACTGAAACCCTCCGTCTGCGCCTGCCTCTCTCGCCTGTTGCCGACGCTCAGGCCGAACTATGCCGAATTGATCCGCCGCATTGATCTCGGCGGCGAAGCCTCTCAGCGGGTCGCCGAGGAGTTGAACATTTCACAGAACAACCTCACGGTCCGGCTCCATCGCGCCCGGCAGGCCCTGAAGGAAAGCCTGGAAGAGACCTGCGGGATCTGTACGACCCACGGCTGTCTTCATTGCACCTGCGAGTGA
- a CDS encoding Mut7-C RNAse domain-containing protein, translating to MPQEAPSNQADHADGAGHNDSFARAFFADAMLGRLARWLRMLGYDTAYEKFIADDELAARVLAEDRWLLTRDRYLVRRRVLRGRHTLIADDHVQDQLRQLRRELHLRLSVGDQTAHRCADCNTALIPMSAAEAAPLIPPVVASQYPTFMCCPTCRRLFWPGTQWTSFLDRLARIRDGAARP from the coding sequence ATGCCGCAGGAAGCTCCGTCCAACCAGGCCGATCATGCCGACGGCGCTGGCCACAACGACAGCTTCGCTCGGGCCTTTTTCGCCGACGCGATGCTCGGGCGCCTTGCGCGCTGGCTCCGGATGCTCGGCTACGATACGGCCTATGAGAAATTCATTGCCGACGATGAGTTGGCCGCGCGCGTCCTCGCCGAAGACCGATGGCTCCTGACCCGGGACCGCTATCTCGTCCGGCGGCGTGTACTTCGCGGGCGGCATACCTTGATCGCCGACGATCATGTCCAGGACCAGCTTCGGCAGCTACGCCGAGAACTCCATCTGCGTTTGTCGGTCGGAGATCAAACGGCCCATCGCTGCGCCGACTGCAATACCGCGCTCATTCCCATGTCGGCGGCGGAGGCTGCTCCGCTGATCCCGCCGGTTGTGGCATCCCAATACCCGACCTTCATGTGCTGCCCTACCTGCCGGCGCCTGTTCTGGCCTGGGACCCAGTGGACCTCGTTTCTCGATCGATTGGCCCGGATCAGGGACGGAGCTGCACGGCCATGA